In Solea senegalensis isolate Sse05_10M linkage group LG6, IFAPA_SoseM_1, whole genome shotgun sequence, one genomic interval encodes:
- the LOC122771330 gene encoding uncharacterized protein C4orf54 homolog, which translates to MEAAEETLTYLDDTGLHRKLLLRDKDKKHAHSKGETRSEESNYVDLDMKPTDGTRTVKVSFTGEGNQLSVIKCDSLRSGTVDTRGWVSGEPPLETLTKVANSDQDSENDRQLQAELDPSDCSENVRSESDELRYTDMYLNSKTESDDGASVVLSDQCGSDTVQDESHYITTHEIQLTELDHDVDYDLGRGTCWELEDDNLVYSFVDYASFESDETHEGTLIEESRSQAKVQSNLGGEVVSTEQEESDLCDWDKCASSDESVGKDQSEDAHVGGIHLSIKATSRPANEPVGGPGSPGARVGPLRDTVPYFIPAPGRQHLASKLRRNDINEYFSEASSSISELDDADKEVRNLTAKSFRSLARPYFDAINLSTSSESSMSEYGLNKWSAYVDWNYEGKERGVIAHKTPGSTLEMNKSVDTERRGEFITDTTAPQTNLHTVNKTTTPQQASSKKVEVQDPVQSQQRGVTLNVHCNAEAPDGTRRHKSSINARSSEVSGTVLSRAQYRQYHVTESDGDTNNRATCASSLLKNVISKKMQFEQERKLGRGQTCNRHPALSSDRSLGRGLLRQTSESGSGLSGYSNDDQSLDGSRPSSCGVSEQQKSTEPPDESDKGHGHPKGQLSHSQSSAFDSLKVDEPEPAKEATHTIVSDTQSTAKEEIDTSSMLTKLLFVPSWQILSRQRGFNEGLNHTPATGTQKCQFKTGNNGQIIGKDEMETGIRPEIKIHLRSVKENKGCTLNIANLLTPKISYSSVNTFRTAGDAKCHILSATDKFPNFAVRDVRETKCKFQTPIYRVRDVRKLVKSSYRFVSLDKSESKRSTAADKTEEKGKMEPVKHFSNTSPIVIKCHSVKTNATSQKQAEARISQTTHQSDFQSSTDTKPLSKQRQDKFTGETAERRNEPAIPKQAAIEKIKAAVKTMEQLYVFDRNEWKRKTQAPQPIAGSHVLSLIAREEQGEEQLETTNTDRIPQALIHTTQTGKAQEKEGAANVIHVPFTSDTFKTQQSKTFSNRSVLHFGNNNKAHVSMSSANNSVPQSSVLQTSTMKSSRAPAAPLSVKIEPTKHIQVEQGKVKIIPTNPTVTQGGSDSENYLTIPGQGYTSEIPLRNQEPASTEGHLHVSQAHTCDSQTPERKRSPLIMDYPAASIYHHAAAATRAPQTQQQVTSISSSDPTASPFPQSQRKMLLDPSTGHYYLVDTAIQATTKRLFDPETGQYVDVPMPHSPVAPVTPVPLSLSPVTLSPGAYTPSYMIYPSFIPSPTLPAQAVLPHSPCHSEDAGVDKVKNARSPRLETSTAGAESVYYSATGEAPQGALQLPVSCRGGGAGSERKPVISITTQQGPRIIAPPSFDGTTMSFVVEHR; encoded by the coding sequence ATGGAGGCAGCGGAGGAAACTCTCACTTACCTGGACGACACCGGACTTCACAGGAAGCTGCTCCTACGGGACAAGGACAAGAAACACGCGCACAGCAAAGGCGAGACAAGAAGCGAGGAGTCCAACTATGTGGACCTGGACATGAAACCGACGGACGGCACAAGGACAGTGAAAGTGTCTTTCACTGGCGAGGGAAACCAGCTGTCTGTCATCAAGTGCGACAGTTTGAGGTCGGGGACCGTGGACACGCGTGGATGGGTCTCAGGTGAGCCCCCGCTGGAAACTCTGACCAAAGTTGCCAACAGTGATCAGGATTCAGAGAATGACAGGCAGCTCCAGGCCGAGCTCGACCCCAGTGACTGCAGCGAGAATGTGCGCAGTGAGAGCGATGAGCTCCGCTACACGGACATGTATCTGAACAGCAAAACCGAGTCTGACGACGGAGCCAGCGTGGTTCTGTCCGACCAGTGCGGCTCCGACACCGTGCAGGACGAGTCTCACTACATCACCACGCACGAGATCCAGCTTACCGAGCTCGACCACGATGTCGATTACGACCTGGGGCGCGGGACTTGCTGGGAGCTTGAGGACGACAATCTGGTTTACTCCTTTGTGGATTACGCTTCTTTTGAAAGCGATGAAACGCATGAGGGCACTTTGATAGAGGAGAGCAGGAGCCAGGCGAAAGTGCAGTCTAATCTTGGCGGAGAAGTTGTCAGCACCGAGCAGGAGGAGAGTGATCTTTGTGACTGGGACAAATGCGCCAGCTCAGATGAAAGCGTTGGCAAAGACCAAAGCGAGGACGCACACGTAGGGGGAATCCACTTATCAATAAAAGCCACCTCAAGACCAGCGAACGAGCCCGTCGGTGGCCCCGGGAGCCCTGGCGCCAGGGTGGGGCCCCTGCGCGATACAGTCCCATATTTCATCCCCGCTCCAGGCCGTCAGCACCTCGCTTCCAAACTGAGACGCAATGATATTAATGAATATTTCAGCGAAGCGTCCAGTTCCATCAGTGAGCTGGATGACGCCGATAAAGAGGTGCGCAATTTAACTGCCAAGTCTTTCCGGAGCTTGGCGCGTCCATACTTCGATGCCATTAATCTCAGCACCTCTAGTGAATCATCAATGTCGGAATATGGGCTAAATAAATGGTCGGCCTATGTGGATTGGAATTATGAAGGAAAAGAGCGGGGCGTAATTGCGCACAAGACTCCCGGATCAACGCTGGAAATGAATAAGAGCGTGGACACTGAGAGGCGTGGCGAGTTCATAACCGACACGACAGCTCCTCAAACCAACTTGCACACAGTGAATAAGACAACAACTCCTCAACAAGCTTCTAGCAAAAAGGTCGAAGTGCAAGATCCAGTTCAGTCACAACAACGAGGGGTGACGCTGAATGTTCACTGTAACGCAGAAGCACCTGACGGAACCAGGCGTCACAAATCCTCCATAAATGCACGATCCAGTGAGGTCAGTGGGACTGTGTTGTCCAGAGCACAGTATCGTCAATATCATGTCACAGAAAGCGACGGGGACACAAACAACAGGGCGACGTGTGCATCAAGTCTGTtgaaaaatgtgatttctaAAAAGATGCAGTTTGAACAGGAGCGCAAACTGGGAAGGGGGCAAACCTGTAACAGACATCCAGCGCTGTCCTCAGACAGGAGCCTGGGCAGAGGCTTGCTAAGACAAACGTCAGAATCAGGCTCAGGACTGAGTGGTTACTCAAATGATGATCAGTCCCTGGACGGCAGCCGACCCAGTTCCTGTggagtttcagaacaacagaaaAGCACAGAACCACCAGATGAGTCAGACAAGGGACATGGGCATCCAAAAGGCCAGCTCAGCCACAGTCAGAGTAGTGCGTTTGATTCCCTGAAAGTAGATGAGCCAGAGCCTGCAAAGGAGGCAACACACACAATTGTAAGTGACACTCAGTCCACTGCAAAGGAGGAAATAGACACCAGCAGCATGCTTACAAAACTGCTTTTTGTTCCAAGCTGGCAGATTCTTTCAAGACAGAGGGGTTTTAATGAAGGCTTAAACCACACACCTGCTACAGGAACCCAGAAATGTCAGTTCAAAACCGGCAATAATGGACAAATAATAGGTAAAGACGAAATGGAGACGGGAATAAgacctgaaataaaaatacatctgaGAAGTGTGAAAGAGAATAAAGGCTGTACACTGAATATTGCCAACCTTTTAACCCCAAAAATAAGTTATAGCTCCGTTAACACGTTCAGGACAGCAGGTGATGCTAAATGCCACATTTTATCTGCCACAGATAAATTTCCTAATTTCGCAGTCAGAGACGTAAGAGAAACCAAATGCAAGTTTCAAACACCGATATATCGTGTCAGGGATGTGCGTAAATTGGTAAAAAGCTCGTATCGCTTTGTGTCTCTGGATAAAAGTGAGAGTAAGCGTTCCACAGCAGCTGATAAAACTGAGGAAAAGGGCAAAATGGAACCTGTTAAACATTTTTCCAACACTTCTCCTATTGTGATCAAATGCCACTCTGTGAAAACAAACGCTACATCACAGAAACAAGCGGAGGCAAGAATCAGTCAGACCACACACCAGTCAGACTTTCAGTCAAGTACTGACACCAAACCACTGTCAAAACAGAGGCAGGACAAGTTCACAGGTgagacagcagagaggagaaatgAGCCTGCAATACCAAAACAGGCTGCAATAGAGaagattaaagctgcagtcaaaACAATGGAGCAGCTTTATGTTTTTGATAGAAATGAATGGAAGCGTAAAACTCAAGCCCCACAACCTATTGCGGGCAGCCACGTGCTTTCACTCATCGCCAGGGAGGAGCAGGGAGAAGAGCAGCTGGAGACGACCAACACTGACAGGATTCCTCAGGCTTTGATTCACAccacacaaacaggaaaagcacaggagAAAGAAGGAGCTGCAAATGTCATACATGTCCCGTTTACCAGTGACACTTTTAAGACACAGCAGAGTAAAACATTCAGTAACAGAAGTGTTCTTCAttttggcaacaacaacaaggcaCATGTCAGCATGAGTTCAGCGAATAACTCTGTTCCACAAAGCTCTGTACTGCAAACATCAACTATGAAAAGCTCCAGAGCACCAGCGGCTCCACTGTCGGTAAAAATAGAGCCCACAAAACACATCCAGGTGGAGCAGGGAAAGGTCAAAATCATTCCCACTAATCCCACCGTCACACAAGGGGGCTCAGACTCAGAGAACTATTTAACCATACCAGGGCAGGGGTACACAAGCGAAATCCCACTGCGGAATCAGGAGCCTGCTTCAACAGAGGGGCATTTACATGTCAGTCAAGCCCACACATGTGACTCCCAGACACCTGAGCGGAAAAGATCTCCTTTAATCATGGATTATCCAGCTGCAAGCATCTACCAtcatgctgcagcagcaacaagagCGCCACAAACTCAACAGCAGGTGAcgtccatctcctcctctgaccCGACTGCGTCACCCTTCCCACAGAGTCAGCGCAAGATGCTTTTGGACCCTTCTACAGGACATTATTACCTGGTGGACACTGCCATACAGGCCACCACAAAGCGACTGTTTGACCCTGAGACAGGCCAGTATGTGGATGTACCCATGCCCCACTCACCTGTGGCACCTGTCACacctgtgcctctctctctgtcacctgTGACACTGAGCCCAGGAGCCTACACCCCCTCGTACATGATCTACCCGAGCTTCATCCCCTCGCCCACGCTCCCAGCTCAAGCCGTGTTGCCACACTCTCCGTGTCACTCTGAGGACGCAGGTGTAGACAAGGTAAAAAACGCCAGAAGTCCTAGGCTGGAAACTAGCACAGCAGGTGCAGAGAGCGTGTACTACAGCGCAACAGGAGAGGCtccacagggggcgctgcagcTACCTGTGAGctgcagaggaggtggagccGGCTCTGAGAGGAAGCCAGTTATCagcatcacaacacaacaaggTCCAAGAATCATCGCGCCTCCTTCCTTTGACGGAACAACAATGAGCTTTGTGGTGGAGCATCGATGA
- the LOC122770990 gene encoding leucine-rich repeat LGI family member 2-like: MPVSTRLMLQVFFALLCICVAVESKRNFKCPSGCACSKETIICVGTSHIPRTIPNEINSLSMVNGSIPELTEGMFSLMPSLQLLLLNSNSLSTIKDDAFSGLPHLEYLFIEGNKIETITKNALRGLRDLTHLSLANNKMSFLPRDLFFDLDSLLELDLRGNSFQCSCENKWLMMWLKNTNATVSDVFCEAPSDMKGKRLSDLPIPPGKCISTDFVRHQSIPIQSMSADIFSFKEDIYVAMAAPNTNSCVVMEWDHVEMNFRKFDNITGKSVVGCKSVLIDNHVLIIVTQLFGGSHIYKFDDQQNKFTKFQTIEVFNISKPNDIEVFQMDGDWYFVIVDSSKAGLSTLYKWSDQPDRNETGFHSYQFLHEWFRDTDAEFVQVDGKSYLILASRSQSPVIYLWNKSSQKFILHGEVPHVDDVVAVKAFREEGELYLAMTCYIGDSKVLKWTNKVFTEVQALPSRGAMILQPFSFKDRHYLALGSDYSFTQIYLWDVETKTFHKFKDIYVQSPRSFTVVTNERRNFIFSSSFKGKSMVFEHIMVDLSL, from the exons ATGCCTGTATCCACCAGGCTGATGCTCCAGGTGTTTTTTGCGcttctgtgtatttgtgttgcaGTCGAATCCAAAAGGAATTTCAAATGTCCTTCAGGATGTGCCTGCTCCAAGGAGACCATCATCTGCGTCGGCACTTCACACATCCCGAGGACTATACCGAATGAGATCAACTCACT GAGTATGGTCAATGGATCTATCCCTGAACTCACAGAGGGGATGTTCTCACTGATGCCTTCTCTTCAGCTCTT ACTTCTGAATTCAAATTCATTGTCCACAATAAAAGATGATGCTTTCTCTGGTCTTCCACATCTGGAGTACTT ATTCATTGAAGGAAACAAGATTGAGACAATCACCAAGAACGCCTTGCGTGGTTTACGGGATTTGACTCACCT CTCCCTCGCCAATAACAAGATGAGTTTTCTGCCAAGAGATCTTTTTTTTGACTTGGACTCGTTACTGGAACT GGATCTACGAGGCAACTCTTTCCAGTGCAGTTGTGAGAACAAGTGGCTGATGATGtggctgaaaaacacaaacgctACAGTGTCAGATGTTTTCTGCGAAGCTCCCAGTGACATGAAGGGCAAGCGGCTCAGTGACCTTCCTATTCCACCGGGCAAGTGTATCTCCACAG ACTTTGTGCGTCATCAGTCCATTCCTATTCAGTCCATGTCTGCAGACATCTTCTCCTTCAAAGAGGACATCTATGTGGCAATGGCAGCCCCAAACACCAACAGCTGTGTGGTCATGGAGTGGGATCACGTTGAAATGAATTTCAGAAAGTTCGATAACATCACAG gGAAGTCTGTTGTTGGATGCAAGTCAGTCCTGATCGACAACCATGTTTTGATAATCGTCACCCAGCTCTTTGGTGGCTCCCACATTTACAAGTTTGATGATCAACAAAACAAGTTCACCAAGTTTCAAACTATTGAAGTCTTCAACATCTCAAAGCCAAATGACATTGAGGTCTTCCAGATGGACGGTGATTGGTATTTTGTGATTGTGGACAGCTCCAAGGCAGGACTGTCGACTCTGTACAAATGGAGCGACCAACCAGACCGCAACGAAACTGGCTTTCACTCCTACCAGTTTCTCCATGAATGGTTTCGAGACACTGATGCCGAGTTTGTCCAGGTGGACGGGAAGTCCTACCTCATCTTAGCCAGTCGATCTCAGTCACCTGTCATTTACCTGTGGAACAAAAGCTCCCAGAAGTTCATACTTCATGGTGAAGTTCCACATGTTGATGATGTAGTGGCTGTAAAAGCTTTCCGGGAGGAAGGTGAGTTATATCTGGCCATGACCTGCTACATTGGTGACTCCAAAGTCCTTAAATGGACCAATAAGGTGTTCACTGAGGTGCAGGCTCTGCCATCTCGAGGAGCAATGATCCTGCAGCCTTTCTCCTTCAAAGACAGACACTACCTTGCTCTTGGCAGTGATTACTCTTTCACACAGATCTACCTCTGGGAtgtagagaccaaaaccttccACAAGTTCAAGGACATTTATGTGCAGTCACCTCGGTCCTTCACAGTAGTGACTAATGAGCGGAGGAATTTCATCTTCTCCTCAAGCTTCAAAGGCAAATCAATGGTATTTGAGCATATCATGGTAGATTTAAGCTTGTAG
- the LOC122771354 gene encoding coiled-coil domain-containing protein 149-like isoform X2: MDPCRRSESDWQSLINEFVICKQKLESKTEALLILSKELDTCQQERDQYQLMANQLRERHQGLKKKYRELIDGDLSLPPEKRNHMNLAQLLRDSKEKNHQFSEEVKELKQRLVEAQGDNKLLRMTITKQRLGDEEVGTRHFPAHEREDLVQQLERAREQNEVLEHSVKSLTDELQDVRAERDVFQQKAHRLNVEMNHIVGNDEIQFLDIDALCMENRYLHERLNQLQQEVNLLKTNLMKYKSALECRKTSTICGKANSSALTGVLSAKQVKELLLSEENGCSLPVTPQSISDLKSLATALLETIHEKNMVIQHQRQINKILGNRVAELEKKLKTLEMSGLWSLPGLTYNVSLGLNGGKDTIVLNLPQTESPDSPGQEADKGAENLPAEQQSSSGSPQNQKVDQKLVPSESQEMAPASSNLENSPQNPSHESVDDKPTSSQAEKLHITNIAEDLTALTKEEDNLSDSPPTVTEVNTQLQPDLHHFTLDNSLPTEGRGDESQQCQGEGETVETDFIITEEITRAHSSTAVSTEAQDQQDDVQANQQMNVCVSEEI, from the exons ATGGATCCGTGCAGAAGGAGCGAGAGTGACTGGCAGAGTCTGATCAATGAG TTCGTTATTTGCAAGCAGAAACTGGAGAGCAAGACAGAAGCTTTGTTGATTCTGTCAAAGGAGCTTGATACATGCCAGCAGGAGCGAGATCAGTACCAGCTGATGGCCAATCAGCTGCGTGAGCGGCACCAAGGGCTCAAGAAGAAGTACAGAGAGCTCATT GACGGAgatctctctcttcctcctgagAAAAGAAATCAT ATGAATCTAGCCCAGCTATTGAGAGActccaaagaaaaaaatcatcaattttCCGAGGAGGTGAAGGAGCTGAAACAACGACTGGTGGAGGCTCAGGGTGATAACAAg CTGCTCAGAATGACCATCACCAAACAGAGGCTTGGAGACGAAGAGGTTGGGACTCGGCACTTTCCTGCACATGAGCGAGAGGATCTGGTGCAACAGTTAGAGAGAGCCCGAGAACAG AATGAAGTGCTGGAGCACAGTGTGAAGTCGCTCACAGATGAGCTTCAGGATGTTCGGGCAGAGCGAGATGTGTTTCAACAGAAGGCTCATCGGCTTAATGTGGAAATGAACCACATTGTGGGAAATGATGAGATTCAGTTTCTGGACATAGACGCACTCTGCATGGAGAACAG GTATTTGCATGAACGCCTCaaccagctgcagcaggaggtcAACCTGCTCAAAACAAATCTGATGAAGTACAAG AGTGCCCTGGAGTGCAGGAAGACCTCTACAATCTGCGGCAAAGCCAACAGTAGTGCTCTCACTGGGGTTCTCTCTGCTAAACAAG tGAAGGAATTGCTGCTCTCTGAAGAAAATGGCTGCAGTTTGCCAGTGACTCCTCAGTCCATCTCAGACCTGAAGTCTCTGGCCACTGCTCTGCTGGAAACAATCCATGAGAAGAACATGGTGATTCAGCACCAGCGGCAAATCAACAA GATTCTGGGAAATCGAGTAGCAGAGCTGGAGAAGAAACTAAAAACACTAGAGATGTCTGGATTATGGAGTCTGCCAG GCCTGACTTATAATGTGTCTCTGGGACTTAATG GAGGGAAAGACACCATCGTCCTGAACCTGCCACAGACTGAGTCACCGGATTCTCCTGGACAGGAag CTGACAAAGGAGCTGAAAACTTACCTGCCGAGCAGCAGAGCTCCTCAGGTTCTCCTCAAAATCAAAAGGTTGATCAAAAACTAGTTCCATCAGAATCTCAGGAAATGGCACCAGCGTCATCCAATTTGGAGAATTCCCCACAGAATCCTTCACACGAGTCGGTTGACGACAAGCCAACGAGCTCTCAAGCAGAAAAGCTACACATCACAAACATCGCAGAGGATCTAACTGCTTTGACAAAAGAAGAGGACAATCTAAGTGATTCCCCTCCCACTGTGACAGAGGTGAACACGCAGCTTCAGCCAGACCTTCACCACTTCACATTAGACAACTCGCTCCCtacagagggaagaggagacGAGTCACAACAATGCCAGGGAGAGGGTGAAACTGTGGAGACAGATTTTATTATTACAGAGGAAATCACACGTGCTCATTCGTCCACTGCTGTTTCTACTGAAGCTCAAGATCAGCAAGACGACGTCCAAGCAAACCAGCAGATGAATGTTTGTGTTAGTGAGGAAATCTGA
- the LOC122771354 gene encoding coiled-coil domain-containing protein 149-like isoform X1, producing MDPCRRSESDWQSLINEFVICKQKLESKTEALLILSKELDTCQQERDQYQLMANQLRERHQGLKKKYRELIDGDLSLPPEKRNHMNLAQLLRDSKEKNHQFSEEVKELKQRLVEAQGDNKLLRMTITKQRLGDEEVGTRHFPAHEREDLVQQLERAREQNEVLEHSVKSLTDELQDVRAERDVFQQKAHRLNVEMNHIVGNDEIQFLDIDALCMENRYLHERLNQLQQEVNLLKTNLMKYKSALECRKTSTICGKANSSALTGVLSAKQVKELLLSEENGCSLPVTPQSISDLKSLATALLETIHEKNMVIQHQRQINKILGNRVAELEKKLKTLEMSGLWSLPGLTYNVSLGLNGRGKDTIVLNLPQTESPDSPGQEADKGAENLPAEQQSSSGSPQNQKVDQKLVPSESQEMAPASSNLENSPQNPSHESVDDKPTSSQAEKLHITNIAEDLTALTKEEDNLSDSPPTVTEVNTQLQPDLHHFTLDNSLPTEGRGDESQQCQGEGETVETDFIITEEITRAHSSTAVSTEAQDQQDDVQANQQMNVCVSEEI from the exons ATGGATCCGTGCAGAAGGAGCGAGAGTGACTGGCAGAGTCTGATCAATGAG TTCGTTATTTGCAAGCAGAAACTGGAGAGCAAGACAGAAGCTTTGTTGATTCTGTCAAAGGAGCTTGATACATGCCAGCAGGAGCGAGATCAGTACCAGCTGATGGCCAATCAGCTGCGTGAGCGGCACCAAGGGCTCAAGAAGAAGTACAGAGAGCTCATT GACGGAgatctctctcttcctcctgagAAAAGAAATCAT ATGAATCTAGCCCAGCTATTGAGAGActccaaagaaaaaaatcatcaattttCCGAGGAGGTGAAGGAGCTGAAACAACGACTGGTGGAGGCTCAGGGTGATAACAAg CTGCTCAGAATGACCATCACCAAACAGAGGCTTGGAGACGAAGAGGTTGGGACTCGGCACTTTCCTGCACATGAGCGAGAGGATCTGGTGCAACAGTTAGAGAGAGCCCGAGAACAG AATGAAGTGCTGGAGCACAGTGTGAAGTCGCTCACAGATGAGCTTCAGGATGTTCGGGCAGAGCGAGATGTGTTTCAACAGAAGGCTCATCGGCTTAATGTGGAAATGAACCACATTGTGGGAAATGATGAGATTCAGTTTCTGGACATAGACGCACTCTGCATGGAGAACAG GTATTTGCATGAACGCCTCaaccagctgcagcaggaggtcAACCTGCTCAAAACAAATCTGATGAAGTACAAG AGTGCCCTGGAGTGCAGGAAGACCTCTACAATCTGCGGCAAAGCCAACAGTAGTGCTCTCACTGGGGTTCTCTCTGCTAAACAAG tGAAGGAATTGCTGCTCTCTGAAGAAAATGGCTGCAGTTTGCCAGTGACTCCTCAGTCCATCTCAGACCTGAAGTCTCTGGCCACTGCTCTGCTGGAAACAATCCATGAGAAGAACATGGTGATTCAGCACCAGCGGCAAATCAACAA GATTCTGGGAAATCGAGTAGCAGAGCTGGAGAAGAAACTAAAAACACTAGAGATGTCTGGATTATGGAGTCTGCCAG GCCTGACTTATAATGTGTCTCTGGGACTTAATGGTA GAGGGAAAGACACCATCGTCCTGAACCTGCCACAGACTGAGTCACCGGATTCTCCTGGACAGGAag CTGACAAAGGAGCTGAAAACTTACCTGCCGAGCAGCAGAGCTCCTCAGGTTCTCCTCAAAATCAAAAGGTTGATCAAAAACTAGTTCCATCAGAATCTCAGGAAATGGCACCAGCGTCATCCAATTTGGAGAATTCCCCACAGAATCCTTCACACGAGTCGGTTGACGACAAGCCAACGAGCTCTCAAGCAGAAAAGCTACACATCACAAACATCGCAGAGGATCTAACTGCTTTGACAAAAGAAGAGGACAATCTAAGTGATTCCCCTCCCACTGTGACAGAGGTGAACACGCAGCTTCAGCCAGACCTTCACCACTTCACATTAGACAACTCGCTCCCtacagagggaagaggagacGAGTCACAACAATGCCAGGGAGAGGGTGAAACTGTGGAGACAGATTTTATTATTACAGAGGAAATCACACGTGCTCATTCGTCCACTGCTGTTTCTACTGAAGCTCAAGATCAGCAAGACGACGTCCAAGCAAACCAGCAGATGAATGTTTGTGTTAGTGAGGAAATCTGA
- the LOC122771354 gene encoding coiled-coil domain-containing protein 149-like isoform X3, translating into MDPCRRSESDWQSLINEFVICKQKLESKTEALLILSKELDTCQQERDQYQLMANQLRERHQGLKKKYRELIDGDLSLPPEKRNHMNLAQLLRDSKEKNHQFSEEVKELKQRLVEAQGDNKLLRMTITKQRLGDEEVGTRHFPAHEREDLVQQLERAREQNEVLEHSVKSLTDELQDVRAERDVFQQKAHRLNVEMNHIVGNDEIQFLDIDALCMENRYLHERLNQLQQEVNLLKTNLMKYKSALECRKTSTICGKANSSALTGVLSAKQVKELLLSEENGCSLPVTPQSISDLKSLATALLETIHEKNMVIQHQRQINKILGNRVAELEKKLKTLEMSGLWSLPGGKDTIVLNLPQTESPDSPGQEADKGAENLPAEQQSSSGSPQNQKVDQKLVPSESQEMAPASSNLENSPQNPSHESVDDKPTSSQAEKLHITNIAEDLTALTKEEDNLSDSPPTVTEVNTQLQPDLHHFTLDNSLPTEGRGDESQQCQGEGETVETDFIITEEITRAHSSTAVSTEAQDQQDDVQANQQMNVCVSEEI; encoded by the exons ATGGATCCGTGCAGAAGGAGCGAGAGTGACTGGCAGAGTCTGATCAATGAG TTCGTTATTTGCAAGCAGAAACTGGAGAGCAAGACAGAAGCTTTGTTGATTCTGTCAAAGGAGCTTGATACATGCCAGCAGGAGCGAGATCAGTACCAGCTGATGGCCAATCAGCTGCGTGAGCGGCACCAAGGGCTCAAGAAGAAGTACAGAGAGCTCATT GACGGAgatctctctcttcctcctgagAAAAGAAATCAT ATGAATCTAGCCCAGCTATTGAGAGActccaaagaaaaaaatcatcaattttCCGAGGAGGTGAAGGAGCTGAAACAACGACTGGTGGAGGCTCAGGGTGATAACAAg CTGCTCAGAATGACCATCACCAAACAGAGGCTTGGAGACGAAGAGGTTGGGACTCGGCACTTTCCTGCACATGAGCGAGAGGATCTGGTGCAACAGTTAGAGAGAGCCCGAGAACAG AATGAAGTGCTGGAGCACAGTGTGAAGTCGCTCACAGATGAGCTTCAGGATGTTCGGGCAGAGCGAGATGTGTTTCAACAGAAGGCTCATCGGCTTAATGTGGAAATGAACCACATTGTGGGAAATGATGAGATTCAGTTTCTGGACATAGACGCACTCTGCATGGAGAACAG GTATTTGCATGAACGCCTCaaccagctgcagcaggaggtcAACCTGCTCAAAACAAATCTGATGAAGTACAAG AGTGCCCTGGAGTGCAGGAAGACCTCTACAATCTGCGGCAAAGCCAACAGTAGTGCTCTCACTGGGGTTCTCTCTGCTAAACAAG tGAAGGAATTGCTGCTCTCTGAAGAAAATGGCTGCAGTTTGCCAGTGACTCCTCAGTCCATCTCAGACCTGAAGTCTCTGGCCACTGCTCTGCTGGAAACAATCCATGAGAAGAACATGGTGATTCAGCACCAGCGGCAAATCAACAA GATTCTGGGAAATCGAGTAGCAGAGCTGGAGAAGAAACTAAAAACACTAGAGATGTCTGGATTATGGAGTCTGCCAG GAGGGAAAGACACCATCGTCCTGAACCTGCCACAGACTGAGTCACCGGATTCTCCTGGACAGGAag CTGACAAAGGAGCTGAAAACTTACCTGCCGAGCAGCAGAGCTCCTCAGGTTCTCCTCAAAATCAAAAGGTTGATCAAAAACTAGTTCCATCAGAATCTCAGGAAATGGCACCAGCGTCATCCAATTTGGAGAATTCCCCACAGAATCCTTCACACGAGTCGGTTGACGACAAGCCAACGAGCTCTCAAGCAGAAAAGCTACACATCACAAACATCGCAGAGGATCTAACTGCTTTGACAAAAGAAGAGGACAATCTAAGTGATTCCCCTCCCACTGTGACAGAGGTGAACACGCAGCTTCAGCCAGACCTTCACCACTTCACATTAGACAACTCGCTCCCtacagagggaagaggagacGAGTCACAACAATGCCAGGGAGAGGGTGAAACTGTGGAGACAGATTTTATTATTACAGAGGAAATCACACGTGCTCATTCGTCCACTGCTGTTTCTACTGAAGCTCAAGATCAGCAAGACGACGTCCAAGCAAACCAGCAGATGAATGTTTGTGTTAGTGAGGAAATCTGA